The DNA segment CTCTCGGAGAAATTCCAAAAGCAGTTATGGAATGAAATTGATGAGAACTATCTTGTCGGAAAAGCAAATCTCGGTAGCTCCAGAGATGGATCGCCACGAAACGAAAGGGACTATCGCTCAAACCCTACCGCAATTCTCTTAGACCCCAAGTCACCACAATACGCTGCTATGCCCGCCTACCAGCTCCAAGATCGACTTGGATTCGGATACTTGGATCGAATATAGGAAAGCGGGACCAAAGCCCGAGTTCAATCGATGCCGTCATTTCGAGAAAGGAAAAGATCCATCAGTATGAAAGAAGCAATCAAGAGGCAACACCGCTTTATAGCGGGAGAATATGATACATAGACTTTCATTGCCCTTAACTCCTCACATAAAGCAACAAAGGAAATGTCAAGTGTAGCGAGAACATTATCTATGAATATAATCCCGCAAAAGTCAAATAAAGACATTCAGCGCTCTAGTGTCTAAAAAGGTTTTAGGAGTTTTCCGACAATTAATCACGATCTCATTGCCATGATGAATCATACAGATTTCACCATCAAGACACCTTTCAGAAATCGCTGGAAGCAAGGACACTCTTGGACAAGACGAGTCACAATGCTTTCACTCTTCTGGCTCTACCGAGTTGTTCATGGGATTGATGTTTTGATCCCAAGTGAAACATTTTTTCACTGGTGTGATACCTTCCCCACGCAGAGGAGAACAGAGGTTGACTTACTTCCATCCTTAGATTGAGGAGCTCCTTTACACCATGTTGAGAACAAAGAACACCGATGTGTGCTAAAGGACCGAGCAGTCGATCTTCTTCACAATGCAAGGTTGGACCGTGTGAAGAACTTGATCGACTCGTTGAATGGTATGGCAAGAATGCTCATCTCCGGAGCTGGTTCACCTTGTTGTGGTTGGTGGTGATCGGAGGAAGGAGTAGAAAGACTTTTAGAGCAAGCGAGATGAATAAGATGTAAGGCCTTATTGATAAAGACAACTTGAATGGTCAATTCGTGGATTTCTTATTGAAAGTGCTATTGAGTTCCCTTTCCCTTGGATGGTGGACCGGGAAGAAATGCCATCGGTCGGTCGAGTGAGTGCTTTCGGTCAAACGGAAGAAAGGCGAGCAAGACAAGCGTTAGTGCATTGATGCCTGCATTCGCTTTGATCGCATAGAATCGGCTCCTAGTCTTAGTTAGCTCTCCTAGCTGCACATTCATAACTATTATATAAGAGTCGACATCAGTCAATCTGATTTGCACAAGCATTGAAGGAGGGTTACGCAATTGAATCGTAATGAAAAGCATTAGTAGGGTTACATTGATTCCTTCACATTCAACAAAAGTTGCATTAGCGCTTCGAGCGGTGAAAAGGCGGCCGGTCTTTAACTTCCTTTTTCAAGAAGGGCTTGCCCAACCTGTCTCATCTCGTGCAGGAGGTTGAATAGTATATACGAAAGAAGGTCTTGTTAAAAGGCTTGATCCGCTTAGATGGTTTAGAGAAAATAAGAGGAGTTTGAACTGTTAAGAGGTGCGTAACGCTCTTTCGAGATGCTTTAATTACTATTGGGATAACATATTCTTATTTTGGTAAGGCATCGCTTTACTTTATTTCTAAGAGTTAGCAATAAAGGGAAGAAAGTTTTTGATCaaccaatggtataaaatcaacTATTATAGAATCGCTTTCTAGAAGCCTTTAAGTAAGGAACTGTCTTAGTGGGTATTGGCTCATTGAACACTAACTTAACCTAAAAGGTCCGATAGTGTGTCGGTGAAGACCAAGCCACGAACTAGCCTCTTTTCCTTCCCTTCTATGGTGAAGTCGAGCATCCGTTCTTCTTTTAGTAGAAGACTTGATCTTCCATACACCGGATCAAGATCAATGCGCGAGAGAAAACATTATCCTTAGCCATGCATTCCAATGCCCAAACCGGGGTTACTAGTCAATGTACTAGTCACACTTACGGCATAAGCGATGTCGGCGAGTGCACGTCATTGCATACATTAGGCTTCCAACCAAAAAGGCATCAAGCGATTAATCGGGGTCTTAATAAGTTCTTATTAAGATAGTTAGCGATTGCCAATAGCCTCCTCTTACCAGCCCCTAAATGACATCCTCAAGCTCCCATGGTATAGGCCGTTCTAATAAAAATCATAAGGACCAAGGCCTGGTGGGACAGAGGGTACTTTCAAGGCCTCATAGCACCTAATTCTCTTCCTTGCTTTCTTGTCTCAACTGATAAGAAAGGAAAAAAGTCCCTAAGCTGCTTCAATTGCAAGTGGTGGATAGCTTGACTCTTGATTCAATTCATGTGCACATCACATCTGCACTGCTATCCCATTGCCCTAACCTAAGAGAAAAGATAGACGGTGAACCAAGCCAAGAAGTTGGTGGATAAGGGCGAAGAAGTAGAGCAAGATCTAGATTCTGTAGAGGCTGAGATCTAAGACATATTCCAATTTTGGGTACATTTAGCCAAACACGACCTTTGAGTTTACTCAGTGGCGATAAGCACTGCTTTAGCTTTGACTTGAAATCGGCAACTGATCGTTGGCCGCTGCTTTCAATGTTCTATCTAATGCAGGTTTGCTTCGGAAGGCAGTTCGCTAGTGCTATGGTTAACTCAGCACTAGGCACTAATGTGTTTGAGGTCAGCTGGGTAAAATGACGCTCAGTTGTTTGCTTTCAAACTGGACAGCCTTTAGGATACTACTCTTCTTGGCCGCTCTTCGCACTAACTCATCATGCTATGATTTGGTGGTGTGCAGAGTAGGTATATCCTCAGAAATTAAGACTAGGTCAGGTATATATCCTGTCTAGCCAAGATGGGGGAAAGCTCCCACCCAACTAATGAATATGCACCAGATGAAGACCGCTCCAGTAAAAAGGAAGTTTAAAGAACAAAAAACCTTTGAGGGATTAGATCCGCTCCGCTCTTATCTTTTTCACAATCGCCAACTACGAAATGATTAGGAAGTTAGCCAAAGGGAGGAAGCGGTGCAGCAAAGGCCAGAAAGCGATTAGGAAGTTAGCTGGCTGGCTGAGGTAACTCTACTTGCCGAGGAGGAAATGTCAATTCTtgcttcttccttttgaataccGGGATTGCTAACTACTGTCCTTAACTCTTATTGCCCTAGAAGCCAGAACTCTTAATGGCGGGAAGCGAAGGAACCATAGGGCTTAGCTTAGGGCAGGGAGTGAGCCTTGGGTCATAATGAATATAGTAGGGCAGAACCATGGGCGATTGCCGCTGTTAGAGTAATCTGCTGCAATTGAATCTGTTTACTACTTACTTTTGGACAGAGCGTGACACGACTTACTCACTCACAAAGTTCAAAGTGAAAGGGTCCCTTCGAGCCGGCAGAAAAGGTAAAGCTAGAATCCTCAATTCGTACTTCTGGAAAGAAAAAGCCAGCAATCACTAAAAGAAAAGATAGGAAACCTGCGCACTTCAATTTAACCTAAATTAACGAATGGCAGCCTATGACAGGGCTTACCAATGCAACTCCGAAGGCTGACAAAATATCTTAAATAACTCGCCTGGGTGGGCTACTCGTCTTGAGGGATAGGCAAGACCTACTCCTTAAGAACATATTTAGTGCGGTGTTCTTTCCATTCGGCATGCCGATAGGGAACGATCCATATTCAATATAGTTAGTAATCCAATTTCTCTATTTTATGGCTGCTAGCTCAGTCTTGAGCGTGATGCAAGCTCGCTTTCGGCTTTTGCTCACTCGAGCGGTAGGGTGCTCTATACCTTATTTATGTAATTTTCTCGCTTTTAGCGGATTGGATGCTTTCGATTCCTTAGCAGAGCTAATTCGATCTTCTCCTTTCTCCGGTACTGCATACAAAGAAGACCAAGTGGATGGAACAACCCGATGACCCAATCGACACAAGATCGAGCCAGAGCAAACTAACAAGGGACAAGAGACTATTTGTTCACAGACTTCACATCCTAGTGCCAAGGTGCCCACTAAGTTGGAGATGAACCGCCTCAGTAATTCAATTGCCCCAGAATCTTTGCAATGCTTTCTTGTTCTCGGGTGGCTTAACCTCTAGAATTGCTTTAGCCTTGTTcgatcaacttcaattcctctttgatGAACCAGAATCCAAGAAAGTTTCGGCTTTAACTCCGAAAGCACACTTGAGAGGATTGATCTTCAGCTGGTGCTTCCTCATCCTCTGGAATCCTTTCCTCAGGTGTTCCACATGATCATCTGACTTTTTGGATTTCACAACTATGTCGTCGATGTACACCTCCATGAAGCGACCGAGCATGTCATGAAAGATGGCATTCATAGCTCTCTGGTAGATAGCTCCGGCGTTCTTCAAACCGAAAGGCATGACCAGCCATTCGAAGGTACCAATGGAACCTGAGCCCCTGAAGGCGGTCTTGGACACATCCTCTGGAGCTATGAAGATCTGGTTGTAACCTGAGAAGCCATCAAGGAATGACAACAACTCATTCTTGGATGCCGCATCTATCAGCATGTCTGCAATGGGCATCACGTACACATCCTTTGGCGTGGCCACGTTCAAGTCTCTGAAGTCAATGCAGACTCGAAGCTTCCCGTTCTTCTTGATCACAGGTACTATGTTGGACAGCCACTGTGTATACCTGGTAGGTCTAATGAACttagctttcaaaagcttgtttTATATCATATCAATAAAGGTtgcttttataaaaaaaaaaaaatggaatatGAATATAAGGCGCGTTAGCGCTTTAGTTTTCAATAAGGACATTTAGGCTTTACTAAAGGGCTTTTTTTTCAGGTTTGGAACCCTatacaaaacaaaacaaaacaaagggCGTTTCCTTTCAAATGACAACTGCCTCTTCCTGCTGCGAGGGCGTTGCACGAAACCAAACCGCCCCCCACCCGATCAAGTACCAGTTGCTTCGCTGGTAGGCCCACTTAGGTTAGGGGGCATTGTCCCTCAGTTCTTACCAACCTCCGGTGTGTAATCGACATGTTACTAGCTTCAACTCGGTTGAATAAGAATCATTGATTCCCTCTGCTGTCCATTTCTTATTCATTCAGGGTGCTCGGCCGGTGCTCCTTTATCAAACCAGAACAACTCTGAACGTTAGGGAAGCCCACGGAGCGGGAAGACCACCTGAGCGAACCGACCGAAGGGACTTGACTTATCCGAACCGAACGATAGCGGCTTAAAGCTAAGCCTATCACGAGCAGCGTCGCTGCGCGGGGAGGAGCATTTAAAAGTATGGGGCAAAGGATCAAGCGCTTTGACTTTGTCCCCCGGGATCCACCACAGGTTGGGTTTGAGTGAGAGCCGTGTGATGGGTGACTATCCAGCACGGTTCGGAGAGCACTTTTAGTCTGCGCTGGTGAATGGAAGCCCCCCCTATCAAGCAAGAAAGAAGCGGCTCTTTCCACGGCGGAATCACCATTGACTCTATTTATTATTATGGTAAATCAGTGTATCAAGATGTCAATCTGAGATCTTATTTCGGTTCGATACGTCCACCTACGAGACTCACCTTTGGCTTTCGTCTCGGTAGGTGTATTATTCTACATTTTCCCAAAAGAACATTCATTAATTTCTTTCTTCCCCGTCGACCACGACGACTGAAACGACGCGAAAAAACCAGACCCGGAAAGGAGAAGGGCCGGTGGTGGACATTCGGTAAAGTCGGGCCGATCAGGTGTCTTCATTCAAGCGACAATACAGAAGAAGAACGAAAGGAAGTGAGAGGCCGGGGGGCAGGGAAAAGAGTCGAGTCGATCAGGCTCGACGACCGGGAGAAGGAAAACGAAATCAGGATTTGGCCGAAAAAGAAGCAATGCTATGGATACCATGACCGATCACCATCGATAAAGAAGAATCTTTCTAAATCACTTCGGGTCAGCGGGGCCTTCAAGCATCCGAAATACGCCGGGGTTGTAAATGACATAGCGTTCCTGATAGAAAATGACGACTCCTTCAGAAAAACGAAGTTATTCAAGTTCTTTTTCCCAAAGAAGTCCCGCTCCGACGGCCCGACGAGTCATCTACTTAAAAGGACCCTCCCTGCAGTGTGTCGCATATAAGCTGGGTTACTTTATTCTTTAACAGTAGTAAAGTAAGGTTGGATTTCCTTCTCCTCGCTTCTCAAGATCAACAATTTTTATTCTTTCTACACCTCGCAGCTGGACTCTTTTGAGAGAACTGACAACTGATTATAGGTTACTTTCAGGCTGTCAAACGAATTCCGAGATATCTCGAGGGGACTATTGGTTATGGTATTCGTTTTCTGCCTTGCTCATCTCCTAGTTTGGTGTGTTATGTTGATGTTGATCGGGCGCCAGCCTTTGTCTCTCTTCAACTTGGCAAAAGCCCTTTCCTTTCACTGCTCGCTAAGCCTCCTCCCTTTGTGTAGAGCTTCCTTCTTTCGCTAACTCGCCGCCGCCTCAAACTTGGGTTGGGTTCCCTGTCCTTCTTTCACTTGGGCAAGACGTTGTGACTTCACCGTGCTACTACTCTTCTAAAGCTATAAGCAAAGCAAAAATTAATTACTCAACAGAAGGCACTGATCACTTTCTTCTCAGGCCGCACTTGGATTCATGTGCAGGGATACGATCACACCTATTCTCGATTCCTTGCATGAATAAGCTCTGGGACTGATGACTTTCACTGGGAACAACTCCTGCTCTAAAGAAGCAGAAAAGAGAGTGATTACTAGGAGAGGCTAAGGAAATCACCAGAAAGGAAAGGGACTGTGCTTTAAAGAAAAAGGTTTGCTTGAATTAGCTCTTAACCTTGGCCTCCCTCCCCTTTATCCCGATAGCTTTAAACGTAACTAGCTTTCTAGCTTGCTCCTTCATTTTAAATACTTTCAATACTCCCGCTACAATGTAAGGAGGTCGATCGATAAGGGAACTTAAACGCAATCCTCGTGAAAGGAAGCTCTACAGTAACCTATTTTCGCTTAATATCCATTGGCCTAGCAATTACAATTTGAAGGGCTTAGGATGAGAACTACATGTAAGCTTTCTCCTACTCCATGAAAGTAGCACTGGGTTTTTGATATGCTGAACTCAAAAGGAACGAAAAAAGATCCTATGAAAGAAAGACTCAATCAATTGCTAAAGCTCGCCTACCAATAAACTTACTTCAAAGACTCATGCATTGCCCGGAGAGAAAGAAGATTTTATAGTGGAAGAAAGTCAGTGATTTCCTGGGATAAGACTATCAATATCACAAGGCGAAGAAGGCGTATTCTAAagcgaaaaaaaaaataaatccaactATGATAGACCCGCCATATTAATTTCCTTACAACTGGAGATAGGGAAATCGTTAGAGTGGGGGGTTTTTTCTATTAATAAGGATATGCCCTCTTATTCTTTTTCTTAACTTAATGCATATTCCACCACATATGACACTCCAGATTCCATCCTCGAAAAGCCATACCTAGAGAAGATCTAGAAAAGACCTCTTTCTTTAACTATATGGATGGCTAGCAACCTGAATCGGGATGTAGGAATTCAATAAAAGTTGCCATCTTCCTAGGAGACGGACAAGGAAGCTAAAGAAGGTTTTCACAAATGACTACGGCATCTCCGCTATTACTTTAAATGAACTGCAATGGGCTTGAAAGCAGAGAATCGAAGATTGATTTTTGACCCAATTCCCGACTTGATGTTTTGGACCTTTTTGCCTCTCATCTTTTAGATGCTATCTCTATCTCTTCCGACCATAAAGAAGGGTCAAGCTAATCAACTCACTTGAAAGAGTGAATCATCTTACTAAAGCATGGTATCAAAGAGGGATAGAATCCATCTATTCGGCAAAGAACCATCCTTTCCCTAAGGCAGAAAAGCAAGTAAGCAAAGGCAACACCACATCGATTTGGATTTTTTATATCTAGCTTTGATCCAGTCGGTCCATATGGAACTGGGGTTGGAGGCCAGCAGCCAAACCTGCTTGAGAAGGCAGGCTTCATTCCATCTTCTAGGTCTTGGGATGCCCAATCAATCCTCCTTTTCTGCTGATGATGGTCTACCAACTAATCAGACGTATTGACTGCGATCCCAACACCCTAAAGGAAAGGAATTTTGAAGCTTTCTCTCAATAGCATCCATGCCGCTATAAGAGATCATAAAGGAGCACATCAAGTAGTCTTGTGTTGGTTTGGTATGAAACAAAAGTCTTAGATAAGTCGCAGCCGTCTGCATGCACCTTCCACCCTGTTAGCTTCTTTCGATTTTATCTATCAAGGGATTATCGTTAGCAAATGAAATTTTGCTCGAGACAAGTGGCAAGCCAAGGTACCTTACAGGAGTTGCTCCTCATGCATACCGAGAATGGAGAGGATAGCGGCCTTTAGAGCGGAAGAAATAGCATAGCATAATATGCTTCATTTTTGAAAGTTTACCTAAGGCCGGAGTAAGGTTTTGACCGAGTGGATGTCCGGATTGGGAAATATCATCGATCATCAAGAAAAGGAGGTGGGAACCGAGACTAGTGCCTTACTTACTTTTTAAAGCGGACATCCGAACATTCAATCTAATTGATAAAGGCATACTCATATTTTTTGAGATCCCACTTCTCTTCCTAAAAGTCCCAGTGATGGAATTGATGAAATAGCTGCTCACCTTCCGATTCAATTCCATCCGCACCTTACACCAAAGAAGGGAAAGATAGTTCTTACTCGTCCGTTAAGTATGTCACTTTTTCTAAGGAAGGCAAGAAAGTGCATTCATTACCAAACAAATCTTAG comes from the Hevea brasiliensis isolate MT/VB/25A 57/8 chromosome 5, ASM3005281v1, whole genome shotgun sequence genome and includes:
- the LOC131180120 gene encoding ribosomal protein S3, mitochondrial-like, whose protein sequence is MEAPPIKQERSGSFHGGITIDSIYYYGKSVYQDVNLRSYFGSIRPPTRLTFGFRLGRCIILHFPKRTFINFFLPRRPRRLKRREKTRPGKEKGRWWTFGKVGPIRCLHSSDNTEEERKEVRGRGAGKRVESIRLDDREKENEIRIWPKKKQCYGYHDRSPSIKKNLSKSLRVSGAFKHPKYAGVVNDIAFLIENDDSFRKTKLFKFFFPKKSRSDGPTSHLLKRTLPAVCRI